GCAATATCGGGTTGTTTGCCGTTGTTTGGCGCTAACAATGCTTGCGCAGTAGCAAAGTGCTCAACCGCTTCTGCGGATGTTGGTTTCGCGATAACAGTGCCCGGCAAAGCCAATGCGAGTAATATCGAGGCAACTATACCCAGACGTAAAAAAGCCGTACTCACGTACATGATAATGTAGCCCCCACAGTAAGAAATCAGGAAAAATCTTGAATTTTGTTCTAAATATAGTTTGATTATAGATTGGCGAGACTTTCAGATAAACAGTTTTTATGGAAAATCGTGCGTACAATGTTGTACCTTGTGTCGGTTAAGGTTAGTGTCAGGTTCAAATGTTTTTTAGTCAGGAGTTAGGGTTGTGGCGGAAGAACCAGTTGAGATAAAGGGTGAAATGACCCTGCTTAGTGTGTTGCGGCTGGCATCTGTCGATCTGAAGCTTATTCAGGAAACGGTCAAAAATAAACAGAACAGTTTGCCGCAGTTGTTTGATAATAGCCCTTTATTGGTCGATTGCAGTCGCTTGGGTGAAGCCTGTGCAGCGTTGGATTTTACCGCGTTACGCGACCTATTGCTGGAATTGGGCTTCATTCCGGTGGGGATACGCAATATTGCTGAAGAATGCCGTGAATTAGCGCTTCAGGCTGGCTGGGCGGTATTGCGATCGGGGAGAGCCACGGGAGCACCGAGTCGTAGCGAGCGTCCGGTTGAGCCAGCATTGGAAGAAGTGCCAACAGAAGATGCACCTTGTCATCCCATGACGAGTGTGAGAGTGGTGAATCAGCCGTTGCGTTCCGGTCAGCAAGTGTATTTTCCTGAAGGTAATCTGGTTATTTTAAAGCAGACCAGTGCAGGTTCAGAAATTCTTGCTGGCGGTTCAGTGCACGTTTACGGCTCATTACGTGGGCGGGTGCTGGCAGGCATTGGTGGCGATACCAGTGCGCGAATTTTTTGCCAGAAGCTGGAGGCTGAACTGGTGTCGATTGCCGGGCATTACCGTTTGTTGGATGATATTGACACTAATTTGAAAGGTTCACCGGCAATGGTGTGGTTGGATGGTGAAAAATTGAAAATCACCGCAATGTTCTGAAAACTTCCCATTTCTATACTAAATAATAGCGGTCGCATCTGTTAATATCATTAAGGTGTTATAAGGTCGATACTCGTCACGCGATGTTAATAAAAAGGAGCATCTTTTGAGCAGAATAGTTGTCGTTACCTCCGGTAAAGGTGGGGTTGGCAAAACCACAACCAGTGCGGCATTTGCGACCGGGCTTGCTATACATGGTTATAAGACCGCTGTGATTGATTTCGATGTCGGGTTGCGTAATCTTGACCTGATTATGGGGTGCGAGCGCCGCGTGGTGTACGATTTCGTCAATGTTATCAATGGTGAAGCGTCACTGAATCAAGCCTTGATTCGTGATAAACATGTGCAGAATTTGTATGTTTTGCCCGCTTCCCAAACCCGCGATAAGGACGCTTTGACCCCCGAAGGCGTGGGTAAAGTGATGGATGAGTTGCACGCGCTCGGTTTTGATTTCATTGTGTGCGATTCCCCCGCCGGTATTGAGCGTGGTGCACACATGGCGATGTATTATGCTGATGATGCGATTGTCGTGACTAACCCCGAAGTTTCCTCAGTGCGTGATTCCGATCGCATCCTCGGCTTGCTGCAAAGTAAAACGCATCGGGCGGAACGCGGCGAAGGCGTGCGTGAACATTTGCTAATTACCCGTTACTCCCCAGCACGGGTGAAGGCAGGCGAAATGTTGGGCATGGAGGATATTCTGGAAATTCTTGCCGTGCCCTTGATCGGCGTGATTCCTGAATCACAAAGTGTCTTGCAGGCATCCAACAGCGGTGCACCCGTTATTCTCGACAAAGCCAGTGATGCCGGTCAGGCATACGATGATTTTGTACGCCGCTTTTTGGGGGAAATGGTGCCGCACCGCTTCCTAGAAGTGGAGAAAAAGGGTTTCTTTAAAAAGCTGTTTGGGTGATCTATGGGATGGTTTAATTATTTTACGCAAACGAAACAAACCAGTGCCAAGGTTGCCAAAGAGCGTTTGCAAATCGTTATCGCGCATGAACGGCTTGACCGCAATGGCCCGGAATATTTGCCACAATTGCGCCGCGATATTATGGAAGTGATTCGTAAATACGTATTGATTACGGAAGATCAAGTGACGGTTCAGTTCGAGAAAGGCGCTGATTTTGATGTGTTGGAGCTAAATATCGCCTTGCCTGAACGCGACCATCCGTGAAGTATCTGTGGGGCAAGTCATGCTTCCCCACAGATAAATCCCTTATGACGCCGGTTGCGCGGGTTGTTCCGCTGCTGATTGTTGTTTCTGGATGAAGGCACTCAAGGCTTCAGCAGTGACAACCCCCGGCTGTACCGCCAGTAATTTGCCTTGTGGGTTGTACACCATGAATGTGGGTGTGCCGATGAAGCTTTCTTTGGCGGTGGTGTACAGGTACTTGTCGACTTCTGAGGGGTTGCTCAATAAGTTGCTAAAGGTTAAGCCCTGTTCGTCGATGAATTTTTCTGCATCAGCTTTGCCGCTGGTGTCATCCAGTGAAATGCCGATCACGTCAACTTCGGGGTTGGTCGCCTCAAAATCCACGGTATGGTGAGCACTGGCGCGGCAAGCGCGGCAATCGGATGCCCATACCTTCATTACCGTCCATTTGCCTTTGCCGACGAGTTCTTCAAAGGTAACGGTTTTGCCGTCCAGCTCGCTCAAGGCGGATGCGGTCGTGGAAAATAGCGCCCCGTGTGCGAATAGTGCGATAATCAGCGCTTGTTTGATTGGTGACATAAAATCATCTCCTGAAATTAGTTGATTGCTGGTTTTGTTTTACGTAACCGCTGATTGTATGGATGCATCTGATGCCGACAAGTTCTTTTTTACCGATAAAGTGTGTGTTATTCGATTTGGATGGCACGCTGCTGGATACGGCTCCTGATTTATTAGCCGCATTAAACGCGGTATTGGTTGCCGAGGGGCGCGAACATTTTACTCTTTCTCAAGCACGTCACACCGTTTCCCACGGCAGCATTGGGATGTTGGAATTGGCGTTTGGAATCGAACAAAGTGCCGCCGACTTACAGCGTCGCCGCGAGATTTTTCTCGATTATTATCAGGCGAATATCAGTCGCCATTCGTGCTTGTTTGAGGCAATGCCTGCCGTGTTGGAAACCTTAGAGTCGGGTGGAATTCCGTGGGGTATTGTTACCAATAAGCCGGAATACCTGACGTTTCCCTTATTGACCGCCTTGGATTTGGATACCCGTCCGGCGTGCATTATTGGCGGGGATACTTTGCCCGTGGCGAAGCCGCACCCGGAACCCTTGCTGTTGGCGGCGCAACGCTGCGGCATTCCACCCGCGCAATGCCTGTATGTGGGCGATGCGGAACGTGACATCTTGGCAGGGCGCAATGCCGGGATGCAAACGCTGATTGCCGAGTGGGGCTATTTGAATGCAAACAATGAGCATCGTGCTTGGCCTGCGGATGGCAGCGTGACGCATCCGGCTGAATTATTGGCGTGGTTGACTTGATGGAGAGTGCTTCGTTTCAATTGGGCGGGTTCATTGACGACAATATTGTGGTATTCACGGCGCTGATTATGTTTGCGTTGGGGGTGTTGCTTGCTCATTTTATTTACAGCGCACCGTTGCGGCAGGCGCAGCGTGAAGTCGAGCGTCTGCAACTGTTGCGGCAAACCGAAGAGCAAATCAATGAAGAACGTTTGCGGATGTTGGATGATGCGCAAGACCGCTTGCATCATACTTTTGCCTCGTTGTCGCAGCGGGCATTGCGCGATAATAATACCCAGTTTCTGCAATTAGCACATGAAACGCTGGGGCGGTTTCAGGTGGAATCGCGCACGGATTTAGAGCAGCGTCAGTTGTCGATTCAGCATTTGGTTGACCCGATCCGGGATGCACTGGCAAAAACTGAGGCGCAAATTCAGCAGATTGAAAAAGATCGGCTCACCAGTTTTGGGGTTTTGAGTCAACAGATTCGCGGCATGATGCATGACCAAACCGCCTTGCGCGATGAAACCGGGCGATTAGCATCAGCGTTGCGTACTCCGGGGATTCGTGGGCAATGGGGCGAGTTGAGTTTGCGGCGCATTGCCGAATTGTCTGGCATGGTCGAACACTGCGATTTCGTTGAGCAAACCCAGCGCAGTAATAGTGACCGCACCATTCGCCCGGATATGGTGATCCGAATGCCGGATGCACGCGAAATGATCGTGGATGCGAAAGCGCCGATGGATGCTTACCTTGACGCGGTGAATGCTGATAACGAAGACAGCCGCAAGCGCCATTTGCAACGCCATGCCCGCCATGTGCGTGATCATGTTAAAGTGCTGGCAGGGAAACGTTACTGGGAGCAGTTTGAGCAATCGCCGGATTTCGTGGTGCTATTCATCCCCGGTGAACAATTTCTCGGCGCGGCGTTGGAGCAGGATAAAACCTTATTGCACGACTCCCTGAATGACAAGGTGATTCTTGCCACGCCCTCGACCTTGGTGGCACTGTTGCGGGCAGTTGCCTTTGGTTGGAAACAGACGGTTCTGGCCGAAAATGCAAGTAAAGTCCGCGATTTGGGTGAAGAATTACACAAGCGCTTGACGGTTTTTCTTGACCATCTGGAGCGTTTGGGGCGTAATCTCGGCAGCAGCGTGGATACCTACAATAAGGCGTTAGGTTCGCTGGAACGCAGTGTGTTGCCGGGGGTGCGCAAACTGTCGGAGCTGGGGATTTCTTCGGGGCGGAACATTACCGAGCCGGTGCCGGTCGAAGCTGTGCCACGCCATCCGTATATCAAGGATACTGAAACTGATGCTGAAACCGATTAAAACGCGCTATTACCTGACTTTGTTACAGATGTTGGTGATCCTGTTCCTATTGGGTTTAGTCGTGCTGCTGAACAAAGAACAAGTGGCACAATTTTTCTATTCGACGCAAGCAGGACAGTTGGGGCTGGTGCTCAACGGGATTATTTTGCTGATTTTCCTCGCCGGATTGGTGCGCATGATTTTTATGTTCCTAGGGTTTACCCGCGAGCAGGATGTATTGCAACGCTTTTTGAAGCGCGTGGAGGAAAATGCACCGAATCCCGCTTACGGTTTGCCGGAATCCGCGATCATTGTCGATCGTTATCATGCCATACACACGATTGCCCGCCAGCACGCAGCGGTGAATCAGGCAGCATTGGCTTCTACCTTGGCAGCGGGCATGTCGACGCAATTTACCTTGGTAAGATTCGTGCATAACATTTTGATTTTAGCGGGCGTGTTTGGCACGGTGGTGTCGTTGTCGATTGCCTTGATGGGGGCAGCAGGCTTGCTGGATTCGCCGGAAAACATGCAGCAAATGGGGACGATTATCGGCGGTATGTCGAATGCTTTGAGTACCACCATTACGGCGATTGTGTGTTATGTATTCTTTGCGTATTTCCACTTGCGCCTGCAAGATGCGCGGACGCAATTGCTGGCAAACGTTGAAAACGTGACCACGCTCTATATTCTGCCGCGCTTTAAACATGCCGAAAATAGCTTGATGCATGATGTGGCAGTATTAACAGCGGAATTGCGCAAAGCCGCTGAAGCTATCCATGTGATTCAGGATCGTTTCTTACACGCGGGCGAACGCCTGCAATTGGCTGCCGATGATTTGCAGGTGGCAGTGAGCCAGAGTGGGGACAATATTCGGGTAATCCGCGATTCAGTTCGGGAAGGTTTCCGCCTTGACGATAAACCGAAGGGGTAAGGCATGAGTGACGGGCATTTTTCCTTCGCCTCGCTGATCAGTTCGCGGGATGAATACGAGGAAAGTTTCTGGCCATCCTTCACCGACATTATGATGGTCATTACCATGATTTTCCTGATTATCACGGTAGCGGTGGTGCTGACCAATACGCGCTTGCTGGACAATTTGCGCAATAGCGTATTGGCTGAACAGGCGGCGCAAGTCGACGCCCAAAAATCCGCACTCGAAGCGCAGCGTGCCGCCCAAGAAGCGCAACGTGCGGCGTTTGAAGCACAAAAAGCTACCCAACAAGCCGAATTCCAACTTCAGGCGAACGCCACCCTAGAAGAGCAGCTTGAGTATTTGCAACAGCGTTCCTCCAGTTTGGAAATGGAATTATTGCGCAGTCGGGCAGAAACCGAAGCTGCCCACAGTACCAGCACCGAGAAAGATGCGGAGCTGGCACGTTTGCAAACCCTCAGCCGTGAACAGGCGGATACGCTGGGCTTGCGCGACAAAGCGATCATTGAATTGCAAACCAATTTAGACGAGAAAAGCTCACAAGTGGTTGGTTTGCAGACCAAAGTGGATGAAAGCGAGAAGAAGTTGCTGAGCCTGCAAGGTGAATTCACCGAACTCGATCAGAAATACCAAAAATTGCTCAAACCCGCCCGTTCTGCCAAAGGCAAACAAGTGGTGGAAGTGGTGTACAGCAAAAACGGTTACAGCATCCGCAAGCCGGGGGAAGCGGCGGTGCGTGGCGTCAACCGTTCCGCTTTGGACAGCGAGTTAAGTGCGCTGAAAGCCCAGCATGGCACGGAGTTGTATGTGAAGGTCATTATTCCTGACAATAGCGGCTTGTCGTACAACGAGGCATGGCGGTTTACCAGCGAAATGCTGAAGAAATACGACTACTATTCTGAACCATGAGTTACGACATTTTCCGCTGCCGCAAGGCTTCGTACAGGCACACGCCTGTGGCCACCGACACGTTCAAGCTCGACACTTGCCCCGCCATCGGGATTGAAATCAAGTAGTCGCACGCTTCTTCGGTCAAACGGCGGATACCAGCCCCTTCCGCGCCCATGACCAGTGCCATTGGCCCTTTTAGATCGGCTTGATACAAGGTTTGCTTGGCTTTGTCGCTTGTTCCCGTCAGCCAAATACCGCGACTTTTCAGTGTTTCCAGCGTGCGAGCAAGGTTGGTGACGGGGATAAACGGAATGATCTCTGCCGCACCGGAGGCGACTTTACGCACGGTTGGGGTGATGCTGGCAGCATTATCCTTCGGGGCAATGACTGCGTGCACGCCAGCACCTTCGGCGGTACGCAAACACGCGCCCAGATTGTGCGGGTCTGTGACACCATCCAATACCAGCAGAAACGGCGGTTCGCTCATG
The window above is part of the Thiothrix winogradskyi genome. Proteins encoded here:
- the minC gene encoding septum site-determining protein MinC, translating into MAEEPVEIKGEMTLLSVLRLASVDLKLIQETVKNKQNSLPQLFDNSPLLVDCSRLGEACAALDFTALRDLLLELGFIPVGIRNIAEECRELALQAGWAVLRSGRATGAPSRSERPVEPALEEVPTEDAPCHPMTSVRVVNQPLRSGQQVYFPEGNLVILKQTSAGSEILAGGSVHVYGSLRGRVLAGIGGDTSARIFCQKLEAELVSIAGHYRLLDDIDTNLKGSPAMVWLDGEKLKITAMF
- the minD gene encoding septum site-determining protein MinD translates to MSRIVVVTSGKGGVGKTTTSAAFATGLAIHGYKTAVIDFDVGLRNLDLIMGCERRVVYDFVNVINGEASLNQALIRDKHVQNLYVLPASQTRDKDALTPEGVGKVMDELHALGFDFIVCDSPAGIERGAHMAMYYADDAIVVTNPEVSSVRDSDRILGLLQSKTHRAERGEGVREHLLITRYSPARVKAGEMLGMEDILEILAVPLIGVIPESQSVLQASNSGAPVILDKASDAGQAYDDFVRRFLGEMVPHRFLEVEKKGFFKKLFG
- the minE gene encoding cell division topological specificity factor MinE, which encodes MGWFNYFTQTKQTSAKVAKERLQIVIAHERLDRNGPEYLPQLRRDIMEVIRKYVLITEDQVTVQFEKGADFDVLELNIALPERDHP
- a CDS encoding TlpA family protein disulfide reductase, which encodes MSPIKQALIIALFAHGALFSTTASALSELDGKTVTFEELVGKGKWTVMKVWASDCRACRASAHHTVDFEATNPEVDVIGISLDDTSGKADAEKFIDEQGLTFSNLLSNPSEVDKYLYTTAKESFIGTPTFMVYNPQGKLLAVQPGVVTAEALSAFIQKQQSAAEQPAQPAS
- the gph gene encoding phosphoglycolate phosphatase (PGP is an essential enzyme in the glycolate salvage pathway in higher organisms (photorespiration in plants). Phosphoglycolate results from the oxidase activity of RubisCO in the Calvin cycle when concentrations of carbon dioxide are low relative to oxygen. This enzyme is a member of the Haloacid Dehalogenase (HAD) superfamily of aspartate-nucleophile hydrolase enzymes (PF00702).), giving the protein MPTSSFLPIKCVLFDLDGTLLDTAPDLLAALNAVLVAEGREHFTLSQARHTVSHGSIGMLELAFGIEQSAADLQRRREIFLDYYQANISRHSCLFEAMPAVLETLESGGIPWGIVTNKPEYLTFPLLTALDLDTRPACIIGGDTLPVAKPHPEPLLLAAQRCGIPPAQCLYVGDAERDILAGRNAGMQTLIAEWGYLNANNEHRAWPADGSVTHPAELLAWLT
- the rmuC gene encoding DNA recombination protein RmuC, with product MESASFQLGGFIDDNIVVFTALIMFALGVLLAHFIYSAPLRQAQREVERLQLLRQTEEQINEERLRMLDDAQDRLHHTFASLSQRALRDNNTQFLQLAHETLGRFQVESRTDLEQRQLSIQHLVDPIRDALAKTEAQIQQIEKDRLTSFGVLSQQIRGMMHDQTALRDETGRLASALRTPGIRGQWGELSLRRIAELSGMVEHCDFVEQTQRSNSDRTIRPDMVIRMPDAREMIVDAKAPMDAYLDAVNADNEDSRKRHLQRHARHVRDHVKVLAGKRYWEQFEQSPDFVVLFIPGEQFLGAALEQDKTLLHDSLNDKVILATPSTLVALLRAVAFGWKQTVLAENASKVRDLGEELHKRLTVFLDHLERLGRNLGSSVDTYNKALGSLERSVLPGVRKLSELGISSGRNITEPVPVEAVPRHPYIKDTETDAETD
- the rlmB gene encoding 23S rRNA (guanosine(2251)-2'-O)-methyltransferase RlmB, with the protein product MSKSIICGVHAVESALRNDTENLGQIWLDKRSRNDRLKKLEKMAEESGMRILLTEADKLDKLAGNNRHQGIVAEYYKLKAWTENDFYDMLDGMSEPPFLLVLDGVTDPHNLGACLRTAEGAGVHAVIAPKDNAASITPTVRKVASGAAEIIPFIPVTNLARTLETLKSRGIWLTGTSDKAKQTLYQADLKGPMALVMGAEGAGIRRLTEEACDYLISIPMAGQVSSLNVSVATGVCLYEALRQRKMS